From the genome of Mesorhizobium japonicum MAFF 303099, one region includes:
- a CDS encoding peptidylprolyl isomerase: MPLLFRRASLASLGLAFGLSALCLSPVMAQEAAPAAPAAPAAAPVDPNAVVATVNGQPLTEADLVLAEGELSQQFAQLPPEQRRAAALSAAIEIRVMAAKAVTDGLDKDPDFQRRMAFLQQRALHGEMVEKGVVNKVTDAEIRARYDQEIANTPPVNEVHARHILVKTKEEAEAIIKQLDGGGDFQKLANEHTSDPSGKSNGGDLGWFGPGQMVPEFDKAAFALEVGKYTEQPVQTQFGWHVIKLEDKRAKQPPAFDDVKDQAKQAVIRDKYFALVKSLRAGAKVEIPDAKLKQAVDTMEAGK, encoded by the coding sequence ATGCCCTTGTTGTTCCGCCGTGCGTCGCTTGCCAGCCTTGGTCTGGCCTTCGGCCTGTCGGCTCTTTGCCTGTCGCCCGTCATGGCGCAGGAGGCCGCTCCTGCTGCTCCGGCCGCACCCGCTGCGGCGCCGGTCGACCCGAATGCCGTGGTCGCCACGGTCAACGGCCAGCCCCTGACCGAAGCCGACCTGGTGCTTGCCGAAGGCGAGCTGTCGCAGCAATTCGCGCAGTTGCCGCCCGAACAGCGCCGCGCGGCTGCCCTTTCGGCGGCCATCGAGATCCGCGTCATGGCCGCCAAGGCCGTTACCGACGGTCTCGACAAGGATCCCGACTTCCAGCGCCGCATGGCCTTCCTGCAGCAACGCGCGCTGCATGGCGAGATGGTCGAGAAGGGCGTCGTCAACAAGGTCACCGACGCCGAGATCCGCGCTCGCTACGACCAGGAAATCGCCAACACGCCGCCGGTCAACGAGGTGCATGCCCGTCACATCCTCGTGAAGACGAAGGAAGAGGCCGAGGCGATCATCAAGCAGCTCGACGGAGGCGGTGATTTCCAGAAGCTCGCCAACGAGCACACCAGCGACCCCTCGGGCAAGTCCAATGGCGGCGACCTAGGCTGGTTCGGGCCTGGCCAGATGGTGCCGGAGTTCGACAAGGCAGCCTTCGCGCTCGAGGTCGGCAAATACACCGAGCAGCCGGTGCAGACGCAGTTCGGCTGGCATGTCATCAAGCTCGAGGACAAGCGCGCCAAGCAGCCGCCGGCCTTCGACGACGTCAAGGACCAGGCCAAGCAGGCGGTCATCCGCGACAAGTATTTCGCCCTGGTCAAGTCGTTGCGCGCCGGCGCCAAGGTCGAGATCCCCGACGCCAAGCTGAAGCAGGCCGTCGATACGATGGAAGCCGGCAAGTAA
- the secA gene encoding preprotein translocase subunit SecA produces MVSLGGLARKVFGSSNDRRVKSTRPRVEAINAMENEMRALSDTELAGRTEKFRQDIANGASLDDLLVPAFATAREAARRVLGMRPFDVQLIGGMVLHNGGIAEMRTGEGKTLVATLPVYLNALAGKGVHVVTVNDYLATRDSEWMGRVYKFLGLSVGVIVHGLSDEERRVAYASDVTYATNNELGFDYLRDNMKYERAQMVQRGHNYAIVDEVDSILVDEARTPLIISGPLEDRSEMYNTIDTFIIQLQPQDYEIDEKQKTSIFTEEGTEKLENLLRDADLLKGESLYDVENVAIVHHVNNALKAHRLFQKDKDYIVRNGEIVIIDEFTGRMMPGRRYSEGLHQALEAKEHVAIQPENQTLASVTFQNYFRLYKKLSGMTGTALTEAEEFGNIYGLEVTEIPTNLPVIRKDEDDEVYRTVEEKYKAIVKEIREASAKGQPTLVGTTSIEKSEQLADRLRKEGFKDFEVLNARHHEREAAIVAQAGKPGAITIATNMAGRGTDIKLGGNAEMRIADELGDMPEGPEREAREKEIIADVERLKEKALAAGGLYVLATERHESRRIDNQLRGRSGRQGDPGRSKFFLSLQDDLMRIFGSERMDGMLQKLGLKEDEAIIHPWINKALEKAQKKVEARNFDIRKNLLKYDDVSNDQRKVVFEQRIELMDGEGLSETIAEMREGVIDEIVAKAIPENAYAEQWDVAGLKAEVAEFLNLDLPVEDWAKEEGIAEDDIRERITQAADAAAKERAERFGPEVMNYVERSVVLQTLDHLWREHIVNLDHLRSVVGFRGYAQRDPLQEYKGEAFELFQAMLGNLRQAVTAQLMRVELVRQAAEAPPPEAPDMFGTHIDGTTGENDFEGGETALLVRQEQNAVVAPEDRDPNNQATWGKVGRNEACPCGSGKKYKHCHGAFA; encoded by the coding sequence ATGGTCAGTCTCGGCGGTCTCGCCCGTAAGGTTTTCGGTTCCTCCAACGACCGTCGGGTCAAATCGACCCGGCCCCGTGTCGAGGCGATCAACGCCATGGAAAACGAGATGCGGGCGCTCTCCGACACCGAACTCGCGGGGCGTACGGAAAAATTCCGCCAGGACATCGCCAATGGCGCCAGCCTTGACGACCTTCTGGTCCCGGCCTTCGCCACCGCGCGCGAGGCGGCACGCCGCGTACTCGGCATGCGCCCCTTCGACGTCCAGCTGATCGGCGGCATGGTGCTGCACAATGGCGGCATCGCCGAGATGCGCACCGGCGAGGGCAAGACCCTGGTGGCGACACTGCCAGTCTACCTCAACGCACTCGCCGGCAAAGGCGTCCATGTCGTCACCGTCAACGACTATCTCGCCACCCGCGACTCCGAATGGATGGGCCGCGTCTACAAATTCCTCGGCCTCTCGGTCGGCGTCATCGTCCATGGCCTGTCGGACGAGGAGCGCCGCGTCGCCTACGCATCCGACGTCACCTACGCCACCAACAACGAGCTCGGCTTCGACTATCTGCGCGACAACATGAAGTATGAGCGCGCCCAGATGGTGCAGCGCGGCCACAATTACGCGATCGTCGACGAAGTCGATTCCATCCTGGTCGACGAGGCGCGCACGCCGCTGATCATTTCCGGTCCGCTCGAGGACCGTTCGGAAATGTACAACACCATCGACACTTTCATCATCCAGTTGCAGCCGCAGGATTATGAGATCGACGAGAAGCAGAAGACCTCGATCTTCACCGAGGAAGGCACCGAGAAGCTGGAGAACCTGCTGCGCGATGCCGATCTGCTCAAGGGCGAGTCGCTCTACGACGTCGAGAACGTCGCCATCGTCCACCATGTCAACAATGCGCTGAAGGCGCACCGGCTGTTCCAGAAGGACAAGGACTATATCGTCCGCAACGGCGAGATCGTCATCATCGACGAATTCACCGGCCGCATGATGCCCGGCCGCCGCTATTCGGAAGGCTTGCACCAGGCGCTGGAAGCCAAGGAGCATGTGGCGATCCAGCCGGAGAACCAGACGCTCGCCTCCGTCACCTTCCAGAACTACTTCCGCCTCTACAAGAAGCTGTCCGGCATGACCGGCACGGCGCTGACCGAGGCCGAGGAATTCGGCAACATTTACGGTCTCGAAGTCACCGAGATTCCGACCAATCTGCCGGTCATCCGCAAGGACGAGGACGACGAGGTCTACCGGACGGTCGAGGAGAAGTACAAGGCGATCGTCAAGGAGATCCGCGAAGCCAGCGCCAAGGGCCAGCCAACGCTGGTCGGCACCACCTCGATCGAGAAGTCCGAGCAGCTGGCGGATCGCCTGCGCAAGGAAGGTTTCAAGGATTTCGAGGTGCTGAACGCTCGCCACCACGAGCGCGAAGCGGCGATCGTCGCCCAGGCCGGCAAGCCCGGCGCCATCACCATCGCCACCAACATGGCCGGCCGCGGCACCGACATCAAGCTCGGCGGCAATGCCGAGATGCGCATCGCCGACGAACTGGGCGACATGCCTGAGGGCCCCGAGCGCGAGGCGCGCGAGAAGGAAATCATTGCCGACGTCGAGCGCCTGAAGGAAAAGGCGCTGGCCGCCGGCGGCCTCTACGTGCTCGCCACCGAGCGCCATGAATCGCGCCGTATCGACAACCAGTTGCGCGGCCGCTCCGGCCGCCAGGGCGACCCCGGCCGTTCGAAATTCTTCCTGTCGCTGCAGGACGATTTGATGCGCATCTTCGGCTCCGAGCGCATGGACGGCATGCTGCAGAAGCTCGGCCTCAAGGAAGACGAAGCGATCATCCACCCCTGGATCAACAAGGCGCTGGAGAAGGCGCAGAAGAAGGTCGAGGCGCGCAACTTCGACATCCGCAAGAACCTGCTGAAGTATGACGACGTCTCCAACGACCAGCGCAAGGTGGTGTTCGAGCAGCGCATCGAGCTGATGGACGGCGAAGGCCTGTCGGAAACCATTGCCGAGATGCGCGAGGGCGTCATCGACGAGATCGTCGCCAAGGCCATTCCCGAAAACGCCTATGCCGAGCAGTGGGATGTCGCCGGCCTGAAGGCTGAGGTCGCCGAATTCCTCAATCTCGACCTGCCGGTCGAGGACTGGGCCAAGGAAGAGGGCATCGCTGAGGACGACATCCGCGAACGTATCACGCAGGCCGCCGACGCCGCCGCCAAGGAGCGCGCCGAGCGCTTCGGCCCCGAGGTGATGAACTATGTCGAGCGCTCCGTGGTGCTGCAGACGCTCGACCATCTGTGGCGCGAGCACATCGTCAACCTCGACCATCTGCGTTCGGTCGTCGGCTTCCGCGGCTACGCGCAGCGCGATCCGCTGCAGGAGTACAAGGGCGAGGCCTTCGAGCTGTTCCAGGCGATGCTCGGCAATCTGCGCCAGGCCGTCACCGCGCAGCTGATGCGCGTCGAACTGGTCCGCCAGGCCGCCGAAGCCCCGCCTCCGGAAGCGCCCGACATGTTCGGCACGCATATTGACGGCACCACCGGCGAGAACGATTTCGAAGGCGGCGAAACCGCCCTCCTGGTGCGCCAGGAGCAGAACGCCGTCGTCGCCCCCGAAGACCGCGACCCGAACAACCAGGCGACCTGGGGCAAGGTCGGCCGCAACGAAGCCTGCCCCTGCGGCTCCGGCAAGAAATACAAGCACTGCCACGGGGCGTTTGCTTAA
- a CDS encoding lipopolysaccharide biosynthesis protein yields the protein MRFSAATTAGRFLPQRLALRVGPLLGRIDAVLFTADERGEAGRMSVIAFSIRIVSAVIAFISQVLMARWMGSFEYGIFVLVWVTMVIVGNLACLGFHTSVIRFIPEYRERGLMDELRGIVVASRLFVLIASTIIAGLGALGVWLAAPWIENYYVIPFILGVICLPMIALSDLLQGQARANSWALFALSPTYLIRPVLILLFMALMLLAGYAADARTAIFASIAATYVTTLAQLVGVTHRMERQIPAGPMKVHFAQWFIVSLPIFLVESFFFLLTNADVLMVGAYMDPNDVAVYFATVKTLALVHFVYFAVKAGVAQRYAQFTHGEPEKLAVFARETVSWTFWPSLLMALLVLALGKPMLVLFGPEFTSGYPLLFLLVFGVVARAAVGPCESLLTMSGNQNICAAVYAMTLAFNIGLNVVLIPRFGLWGAAMATAFAMIFEASALSFTVWRKLGIVMAIFVPAKGAA from the coding sequence GTGCGCTTTTCCGCGGCCACGACTGCCGGGCGGTTCTTGCCGCAGCGTTTGGCGCTGCGCGTGGGGCCACTGCTTGGCCGCATCGACGCCGTGCTGTTCACCGCCGATGAGCGTGGCGAGGCCGGCCGCATGTCGGTCATCGCCTTCTCCATCCGCATCGTCAGCGCCGTCATCGCCTTCATCAGCCAGGTGCTGATGGCGCGCTGGATGGGGTCGTTCGAATACGGCATCTTCGTGCTGGTCTGGGTGACGATGGTGATCGTCGGCAACCTCGCCTGCCTCGGCTTCCACACCTCGGTCATCCGCTTCATCCCCGAATACCGCGAGCGCGGCCTGATGGACGAACTGCGCGGCATCGTCGTGGCCAGCCGCCTGTTCGTGCTGATCGCCTCCACCATCATCGCCGGGCTCGGCGCGCTCGGCGTCTGGCTGGCGGCACCCTGGATCGAAAACTACTACGTCATCCCGTTCATCCTCGGCGTCATCTGCCTGCCGATGATCGCGCTGTCGGACCTGTTGCAGGGCCAGGCCAGGGCGAACAGCTGGGCGCTTTTCGCCCTCTCGCCGACCTACCTGATACGGCCGGTGCTGATCCTGCTGTTCATGGCGCTGATGCTTCTCGCCGGCTACGCGGCCGATGCCAGGACGGCGATCTTCGCCTCGATCGCCGCCACCTATGTCACCACGCTCGCGCAGCTGGTCGGCGTCACCCACCGCATGGAGAGGCAGATCCCGGCCGGGCCGATGAAAGTGCATTTCGCGCAATGGTTCATCGTCTCGCTGCCGATCTTCCTGGTCGAAAGCTTCTTCTTCCTGCTCACCAATGCCGATGTGCTGATGGTCGGCGCCTATATGGATCCCAACGACGTCGCCGTCTATTTCGCCACGGTCAAGACGCTGGCGCTGGTGCATTTCGTCTATTTCGCCGTCAAGGCCGGTGTCGCCCAGCGCTATGCGCAGTTCACCCATGGCGAGCCGGAAAAGCTTGCCGTCTTCGCCCGCGAGACGGTGTCGTGGACCTTCTGGCCCTCGCTGCTGATGGCGCTGCTGGTGCTGGCGCTGGGCAAACCCATGCTGGTGCTGTTCGGCCCCGAATTCACATCGGGCTATCCGCTGCTGTTCCTGCTCGTCTTCGGCGTCGTGGCGCGCGCCGCCGTCGGCCCCTGCGAAAGCCTGCTCACCATGAGCGGCAACCAGAACATCTGCGCCGCCGTCTATGCCATGACACTGGCCTTCAACATCGGCCTTAACGTGGTGCTGATCCCGCGTTTCGGCCTGTGGGGCGCCGCCATGGCCACCGCCTTCGCCATGATCTTCGAGGCCAGCGCGCTGTCCTTCACGGTCTGGCGCAAGCTCGGCATCGTCATGGCGATCTTCGTGCCTGCCAAAGGAGCCGCCTGA
- a CDS encoding GNAT family N-acetyltransferase: protein MVAIPLLEETSGGTAGAMVSGLAGLARDPDPAHIEILANNRPERKLAIYPASAGFDLVEELDYLCARTIEPNVFFNPRFLAPAMPRLEDREVRLAVIRDGDEYRNRLRLLVPISVERPVVPLGVPVMRTWSSPFGPLGTPLIDRDDPVGVVEDFFSMLSRPHLKLPKVFVLPDIRLDGPVASLLDTVAETRGLTLVTTGQTPRPVLESELDGDDYLKASLRSHHYREFRRLKRRLAGLGRLEHVVARGPEEIRHAIESFLTLEASGWKGRERTAMAIDRFRAAFAREAVHRLAEQDMCRIHSLTLDGRTIACLIVFVEAGVAYTWKTAYDETLSAYSPGTLLMIEVTRQHLDDPNIMMTDSCAVPDHPVMSRLWAERKPIGTLVIGLTPDADRLARQAASQLHLYRETRNMARLLRNRMKSLLRRR, encoded by the coding sequence ATGGTCGCCATCCCGTTGCTCGAGGAAACCAGCGGCGGCACCGCCGGCGCCATGGTATCCGGCCTCGCCGGTCTGGCGCGCGATCCCGATCCCGCCCATATCGAAATCCTCGCCAACAACCGGCCGGAGCGCAAGCTTGCCATCTATCCGGCGTCCGCCGGCTTCGACCTGGTCGAGGAACTGGATTATCTGTGCGCCCGCACGATCGAGCCGAACGTCTTCTTCAACCCGCGCTTCCTGGCGCCGGCCATGCCCCGGCTGGAGGATCGCGAGGTGCGCCTGGCGGTGATCCGCGACGGCGACGAATACCGCAACCGGCTGCGCCTGCTGGTGCCGATCTCGGTGGAACGCCCGGTGGTGCCGCTCGGCGTGCCGGTGATGCGCACCTGGTCGAGCCCGTTCGGTCCGCTCGGCACGCCGCTGATCGACCGCGACGATCCGGTCGGCGTCGTCGAGGATTTCTTCTCGATGCTGTCGCGCCCGCATCTCAAGCTGCCGAAAGTCTTCGTGCTGCCCGACATCAGGCTGGACGGTCCGGTGGCGAGCCTGCTCGACACCGTGGCCGAGACGCGTGGCCTGACGCTGGTCACCACCGGCCAGACCCCGCGCCCCGTGCTGGAGAGCGAGCTCGACGGCGACGACTATCTGAAGGCATCCCTGCGTTCGCACCATTATCGCGAGTTCCGCCGCCTGAAGCGGCGTCTTGCCGGCCTCGGCAGGCTGGAGCATGTGGTGGCGCGCGGCCCCGAGGAGATCCGCCACGCCATCGAAAGCTTCCTGACGCTGGAAGCGTCCGGCTGGAAGGGCCGTGAGCGCACCGCCATGGCGATCGACCGCTTCCGCGCCGCCTTTGCCCGCGAGGCCGTGCACCGGCTCGCCGAGCAGGACATGTGCCGCATCCATTCGCTGACGCTTGACGGCCGCACCATCGCCTGCCTGATCGTGTTCGTCGAGGCTGGCGTCGCCTATACCTGGAAGACGGCCTATGACGAGACGCTATCAGCCTATTCGCCCGGCACGCTGCTGATGATCGAGGTCACAAGGCAGCATCTCGACGATCCCAACATCATGATGACCGATTCCTGCGCGGTCCCGGATCATCCGGTGATGAGCCGGCTGTGGGCCGAGCGCAAGCCGATCGGCACGCTGGTGATCGGGTTGACGCCGGATGCCGATCGCCTCGCCCGCCAGGCCGCCTCGCAGCTCCATCTCTACCGCGAGACCCGCAACATGGCTCGCCTGCTGCGCAACCGCATGAAGAGCCTGCTGAGACGGCGGTAG
- a CDS encoding creatininase family protein, with amino-acid sequence MIPNLRGRRRHAETPAPGLIAGNRRTSGPVQRIARRLIARHGFTFAGIVVGLWFLSGLASAANAANASVFLEDQTWTELRDRINAGTTTIIVPIGGTEQSGPAMALGKHNVRVKFLAEKIAGQLGNALVAPVISYVPEGTIDPPSAHMRFPGTITISDEIFEQLLASAARSFRLHGFKTIVLIGDHGGYQADERHVADRLNAEWSKSPVRVFAALQYYQITQGAYVDKLLSAGARQSEIGTHAGLADTSLMLAIDPSMVRKDRLAAAPKLDAGDGVYGGDPARSSAEFGQLGVDMIVSGTTEAIREFARQQPK; translated from the coding sequence ATGATCCCGAACCTTCGTGGCCGCCGGCGTCATGCCGAGACCCCCGCCCCCGGACTAATTGCAGGAAATCGGCGGACATCCGGTCCGGTGCAGCGCATCGCCCGGAGGCTGATCGCACGGCATGGTTTCACGTTCGCGGGCATTGTCGTCGGCCTTTGGTTTCTGTCGGGTCTTGCCTCAGCCGCCAACGCGGCCAATGCGTCGGTCTTCCTAGAAGACCAGACCTGGACCGAACTGCGCGACAGGATCAACGCCGGGACGACGACGATCATCGTCCCGATAGGCGGCACCGAACAAAGCGGTCCTGCCATGGCCTTGGGCAAGCACAATGTACGGGTCAAGTTCCTGGCCGAGAAGATTGCCGGTCAACTCGGCAACGCCTTGGTCGCCCCGGTGATCTCCTATGTCCCGGAAGGGACCATCGACCCGCCGAGCGCCCATATGCGGTTTCCCGGAACGATTACCATCAGCGACGAGATTTTCGAGCAATTGCTCGCATCCGCGGCGCGCAGCTTCAGGCTGCACGGCTTCAAGACCATCGTGCTGATCGGCGACCATGGCGGCTATCAAGCCGACGAACGCCATGTGGCCGATCGTCTGAATGCCGAATGGAGCAAAAGCCCGGTCCGGGTCTTTGCGGCGCTGCAATACTATCAGATCACCCAGGGCGCCTATGTCGACAAGCTCCTGTCGGCCGGCGCGAGGCAGTCCGAGATCGGCACCCACGCCGGATTGGCCGACACATCGCTGATGCTCGCCATCGACCCTTCCATGGTGCGCAAGGATCGCCTCGCGGCGGCTCCGAAGCTCGATGCCGGCGACGGCGTCTATGGCGGCGACCCTGCACGATCGTCGGCCGAGTTCGGTCAACTCGGCGTCGACATGATCGTCAGCGGAACGACCGAAGCGATCCGCGAATTCGCAAGACAACAGCCCAAATGA
- a CDS encoding YncE family protein: MSQATIGALPRVYVPNRSSNSVSVIDPATLKEVDRFPVGRKPQHVVPSWDLKTLWVANNASGTSKGSVTPIDPKTARPGHEIPVDDPYNMYFMPDGSAAVIVDEAYQRLDLRDPQTMALKSAIPTPTCPGINHADFSADNAYAIFTCEYGDGGLLKVDLKNQKVLGHLALSKMGMPQDIRLSPDGKVFYVADMMNDGVFLIDGDSFSEIGFVATGIGTHGFVVSRDGTKLYVSNRGSHKMEQGRAKGPGSVTVIDFATRSVVAQWPIPGGGSPDMGNVSADGRQLWLSGRFDSEVYMIDTNSGAVTKIPVGVEPHGLTVWPQPGRYSQGHTGNMR; encoded by the coding sequence TTGAGCCAGGCCACGATAGGCGCACTGCCGCGTGTCTATGTTCCGAACCGCTCGTCCAACAGCGTATCGGTCATCGACCCCGCGACGCTCAAGGAGGTCGACAGGTTCCCTGTCGGGCGCAAGCCGCAGCACGTCGTTCCTTCCTGGGATCTCAAGACGCTCTGGGTCGCCAACAACGCCAGCGGCACCAGCAAGGGCAGCGTGACGCCCATCGACCCCAAGACCGCCAGGCCGGGTCACGAAATTCCGGTCGATGACCCCTACAATATGTACTTCATGCCGGACGGAAGTGCGGCCGTCATCGTCGATGAGGCCTATCAGCGGCTTGATCTGCGCGATCCGCAGACCATGGCGCTGAAATCGGCGATACCGACGCCGACCTGCCCGGGCATCAACCATGCCGATTTTTCCGCCGACAATGCCTACGCCATATTCACCTGCGAATACGGCGATGGCGGACTGTTGAAGGTGGACCTGAAAAACCAGAAGGTGCTCGGACATCTCGCTCTGTCCAAGATGGGCATGCCGCAGGACATCCGGCTCTCGCCCGACGGCAAGGTCTTCTATGTCGCCGACATGATGAACGATGGCGTGTTCCTGATCGACGGAGATAGCTTTTCCGAGATCGGCTTCGTCGCCACCGGCATCGGGACGCACGGCTTTGTCGTGAGCCGCGACGGGACAAAACTATACGTTTCAAACCGCGGCTCGCACAAGATGGAGCAAGGCCGCGCAAAGGGGCCGGGCAGCGTGACCGTCATCGACTTCGCTACCCGTTCGGTCGTCGCGCAATGGCCCATACCCGGTGGCGGCAGCCCCGACATGGGCAATGTCAGCGCCGACGGCAGGCAATTGTGGTTGTCCGGCCGCTTCGACAGCGAGGTCTACATGATCGACACGAATTCGGGCGCCGTGACGAAAATCCCCGTCGGCGTCGAGCCTCACGGCCTGACGGTCTGGCCACAGCCCGGCAGATACTCGCAGGGCCATACCGGCAATATGCGGTAG
- a CDS encoding YqaA family protein, translating to MLRGLYDWTLSLAARKSAEWWLAIIAFIESSFFFVPADVLYLPMALARPDRAYRYALTATAASVLGGIAGWMIGYFAYDTIARPILEHFGGLETFERWQNSGIGLMLVLLVTSGLAHLPPIKVVTILAGALHVNLLIFIISAIVARGARFLLLAWLLRRYGESIREFIEKRLGLIAGAAAAALILLYIVVKYAF from the coding sequence ATGCTTCGCGGACTTTACGACTGGACCTTGTCGCTGGCGGCCAGGAAATCCGCGGAATGGTGGCTTGCCATCATCGCCTTCATTGAAAGCTCCTTCTTCTTCGTGCCGGCCGATGTACTCTATCTGCCGATGGCGTTGGCACGCCCCGACCGCGCCTACCGCTATGCGCTGACTGCCACGGCCGCCTCGGTGCTGGGCGGCATCGCCGGCTGGATGATCGGCTATTTCGCCTACGACACCATCGCCCGTCCGATCCTGGAGCATTTCGGCGGCCTGGAGACCTTCGAGCGCTGGCAGAATTCTGGCATCGGCCTGATGCTGGTGCTGCTCGTTACTTCCGGTCTCGCGCACCTGCCGCCGATCAAGGTCGTCACCATCCTTGCCGGCGCCCTGCACGTCAATTTGCTGATCTTCATCATCTCGGCCATCGTCGCTCGCGGCGCGCGCTTCCTGCTCTTGGCCTGGCTGCTGCGCCGCTATGGCGAATCGATCCGCGAATTCATCGAAAAGCGCCTCGGGCTGATCGCCGGCGCCGCGGCCGCTGCCCTGATTTTGCTCTATATCGTCGTCAAATACGCGTTTTAA
- a CDS encoding disulfide bond formation protein B — translation MTATMIADTGRQRTRTALFLAVAMAATVGSALGFQYIGGYIPCHLCLEQRTPYYIGAPLMVLAAIASMLRAPAWLTRSLLGIGGLLMLYGLYLGVYHSGVEWQWWAGPTDCTAGAGPVDTGGKGVLDALDKFVPPSCDKAALRILGLSLAGWNAIASLILAAVAFRGAFAKD, via the coding sequence ATGACAGCGACCATGATTGCCGACACCGGACGCCAGCGGACGCGGACCGCGCTGTTTCTTGCCGTCGCCATGGCCGCGACCGTCGGCTCGGCGCTCGGCTTCCAGTACATTGGCGGCTATATCCCTTGCCATCTCTGCCTGGAGCAGCGCACCCCCTATTATATCGGCGCACCGCTGATGGTGCTGGCGGCCATTGCCTCGATGCTACGGGCGCCGGCTTGGCTGACGCGCAGCCTGCTCGGCATTGGCGGTCTCTTGATGCTCTACGGCCTCTATCTCGGCGTCTATCATTCCGGCGTCGAATGGCAGTGGTGGGCCGGCCCGACCGACTGCACGGCGGGCGCCGGCCCGGTCGACACCGGCGGCAAGGGCGTGCTCGACGCGCTCGACAAATTCGTGCCGCCCTCCTGCGACAAGGCGGCACTGCGCATCCTGGGCCTGTCGCTGGCCGGCTGGAACGCCATCGCCAGCCTTATCCTGGCCGCCGTCGCCTTCCGCGGCGCGTTTGCCAAGGACTGA
- a CDS encoding HNH endonuclease gives MTVAVSPDGLPALVLNADYRPLSYYPLSLWSWQDAIKAVFLDRVNIVAEYEHAVSSPTFSMKLPSVVSLKAYVKPSRHPAFTRFNVFLRDRFQCQYCGTPDDLTFDHVIPRHRGGATTWENVVAACSPCNLRKGGMMPAHAKMWPLQKPYQPTVHDLHNNGRLFPPNHLHESWMDYLYWDVELEP, from the coding sequence GTGACGGTCGCCGTATCTCCGGATGGGCTTCCAGCACTGGTGCTGAATGCGGATTACCGTCCGCTCAGCTACTACCCCTTGTCGCTCTGGTCCTGGCAGGACGCCATCAAGGCGGTGTTCCTCGACCGGGTGAACATCGTCGCCGAATATGAGCATGCGGTGTCCTCGCCGACCTTCTCGATGAAGCTGCCGAGTGTGGTCAGCCTGAAGGCCTATGTGAAGCCGTCCAGGCACCCGGCCTTCACCCGCTTCAACGTCTTCCTGCGCGACCGCTTCCAGTGCCAGTATTGCGGCACGCCCGACGACCTGACCTTCGACCACGTCATCCCCCGCCATCGCGGCGGTGCGACGACCTGGGAGAATGTCGTCGCCGCCTGTTCGCCCTGCAATTTGAGGAAAGGCGGCATGATGCCGGCGCACGCCAAGATGTGGCCGCTGCAGAAGCCCTATCAGCCGACGGTGCATGATTTGCACAACAACGGCCGCCTGTTCCCGCCGAACCATCTGCATGAAAGCTGGATGGATTATCTGTACTGGGACGTCGAACTCGAACCCTAG
- a CDS encoding DNA-3-methyladenine glycosylase family protein codes for MQRIATLDDIARGLDALCTIDPRLEKVRGMAGEVPLRLSEPGFRSLASIIVSQQVSRASADAIFGRLTKLVDPLTPQAILAAGEDMFREAGLSRPKQRGLIAVAQAVADGLDLNHLCSLDAQEAITTMTAVPGIGPWTAEVYLLFAAGHPDIFPARDVALQSAVGHALGIDPRPPEKTLIALAESWSPWRGVASRLFWSYYRETRGRDAAPPS; via the coding sequence ATGCAACGAATCGCGACACTGGACGACATTGCCCGCGGGCTCGATGCGCTTTGCACCATCGACCCGCGCCTGGAAAAGGTGCGCGGCATGGCCGGCGAGGTGCCGCTCAGGCTTTCGGAGCCGGGCTTCAGGAGCCTGGCCTCGATCATCGTCTCGCAGCAAGTGTCGCGGGCCAGCGCCGACGCCATCTTCGGCCGGCTGACGAAGCTCGTCGATCCGCTGACGCCGCAGGCGATCCTGGCCGCGGGCGAGGACATGTTTCGCGAGGCCGGCCTGTCGCGGCCCAAGCAGCGCGGGCTGATCGCGGTCGCCCAGGCCGTGGCCGACGGGCTTGACCTCAATCACCTCTGTTCGCTCGACGCTCAGGAGGCGATTACAACGATGACGGCCGTGCCCGGCATCGGTCCATGGACGGCGGAAGTGTACCTTCTGTTCGCCGCCGGGCACCCCGACATTTTCCCCGCGCGCGACGTTGCGCTGCAGAGCGCGGTCGGTCATGCGCTCGGTATCGACCCGCGTCCGCCGGAGAAAACACTGATCGCTTTGGCCGAATCATGGAGCCCGTGGCGAGGTGTCGCATCGCGGCTTTTCTGGTCCTATTATCGCGAAACCAGAGGGCGGGACGCCGCGCCACCGTCCTGA